CGGCTTCGATGAGCGACGCCCCGTCGGAGGCGTGCAGCGGATAGGTGGCCACCCCGAGCGAGATCGTCTGTGTGACCCGTTCGCCCTGCTCGTCCGCGATGTGCGGGTACTCTTCCATGCTGGTGCGGATCCTCTCGGCCACTGCGAGAGCGCCCGCCACGTCGGTCTCGGGCAGCACGACGACGAACTCCTCGCCGCCGTAGCGGGCCGCGACATCGATCTCGCGGAGGTTCTGCCTGATGACCGAGCTCACCGCCTTCAGGACCATATCGCCCTTCGGATGCCCGAACCGATCGTTGAACTGCTTGAAGTCGTCGATGTCGAGCATGATCACCGACAGCCTGTGGCCGAACCGCATCGCGCGCTCTATCTCCTCGTCGAGCCGCTGGTGGAGATAGCCGTGGTTGTACAGCTCGGTCAGCCGGTCTGTCACCGAAAGCCGCTCCAGCTCCTCGTGGAGCAGAGCGTTCTGGAGGGCCAGCGATGACTGGTTGGCGATCACCTGGAGCCTGTCGCGCTCGGCCTGCGTGAGATCCCGGAACGTGGCCGAGGCGATCATGAGCACGCCGATCACGGAGTCGCCCGAGCGTAGCGGCATCGCCGCATGTGACCGGATCTCCTCGGGCCGGGTGCTCCAGGCATTGAGGTCGGTCCCAACCTGCACATCGCTCTGCTGGACGAAGCCCTCCCGGAACGCCACGCCGAGGATGGTCTCGGCCACAGGGACCGCCGGGACGAAGTAGTCCTCGGGGCGACCCTGGCTCGCGCGCAGGCGAAGCGTCCAATCGCGCTGGTCGAACAGATAGACAGCCGATATCTCCGCTCCGAGGATGCCGTTCGCGCCGTCCACGATCAGGCTGGTCACGTCCTCCACGGAACTGAACGTCGTCAACGCCTTGAAGAACTCGTGCGTGAAGAAGATCTCCGCGAGGCGGCTTTCGAGCTCTTCGTTGGCACGCTCGAGCGCCTCTTTGCTGGCCTGCAGGCGGCGCTCATGACTACGGATCTTGTCGTAGGCCACCTGCAGTTCGACGAATATCTTCTCCTGCTCCTCGCTGCGCTTCTTGGCGATCAGCAGGTCCCAGACGAGTTCCGACCCGCTGCCGGTGACGACGACGACATCGGCGGGCCGTTCGGCGTCAAGCGACCGGTACAACGCCTCGTCTTCGGAGAGATCCAGGACCAGATCGAGACCGGAGATCTGCGAGAGTTCGGATACCTGCGTCGTCGTGAAGATCCCGAGGTCTTCGGCGAGCCGCATCGCGGGAGCGGTGCGGCCGATGTCGAATACTGCCACGACATCGAGATTCTCGATGTCGTTGAGCAGGCGCAGGACCGAGGTCGCGCGGAGGCCGCCTCCCGCGATCGCGATGCTGATATGGCCTTCCCGGACCGCCGATGCCGCAGCAGCCCCTGCCCGCTCCTCCATCACAAGCCTTCCGGTCAACACCCTGGACGTGCTGTCACAACTCCTTGATACCGTACCGGTAGCTGCGGACCACTACCAGCCCGGTATCCAGGTACAACTCCATAGTACGCGCATAGTTCCCACCGATATCTTCGGCAACAACGGGAATCCGCAACAGGCTCAACTGCTGCTTCACCGCATCCACGTTACGCATCCCGATGCCGGTGATGTTCGCCTCACCGCCGAACATCGTCGAACCGCCAGCAAGCTTCGCAACGAGCCTGCGCCGTGGAAGGCCCCCCGTCACCGCCTCGGCAAGACGCGGTACGGCCACGGTGGCGAACCGGTCCGCGAGCCCACCGAGCCGTGTGTCC
The sequence above is drawn from the Anaerosoma tenue genome and encodes:
- a CDS encoding sensor domain-containing diguanylate cyclase, giving the protein MTGRLVMEERAGAAAASAVREGHISIAIAGGGLRATSVLRLLNDIENLDVVAVFDIGRTAPAMRLAEDLGIFTTTQVSELSQISGLDLVLDLSEDEALYRSLDAERPADVVVVTGSGSELVWDLLIAKKRSEEQEKIFVELQVAYDKIRSHERRLQASKEALERANEELESRLAEIFFTHEFFKALTTFSSVEDVTSLIVDGANGILGAEISAVYLFDQRDWTLRLRASQGRPEDYFVPAVPVAETILGVAFREGFVQQSDVQVGTDLNAWSTRPEEIRSHAAMPLRSGDSVIGVLMIASATFRDLTQAERDRLQVIANQSSLALQNALLHEELERLSVTDRLTELYNHGYLHQRLDEEIERAMRFGHRLSVIMLDIDDFKQFNDRFGHPKGDMVLKAVSSVIRQNLREIDVAARYGGEEFVVVLPETDVAGALAVAERIRTSMEEYPHIADEQGERVTQTISLGVATYPLHASDGASLIEAADQAMYRAKRAGKNRVVVAA
- a CDS encoding chemotaxis protein CheD — encoded protein: MSNTTGGFWADPDENTVVVATGELAVAVHPQVLVTPALGSCVGVTLWDAFTRRGGMAHIMLPSPSDTRLGGLADRFATVAVPRLAEAVTGGLPRRRLVAKLAGGSTMFGGEANITGIGMRNVDAVKQQLSLLRIPVVAEDIGGNYARTMELYLDTGLVVVRSYRYGIKEL